One genomic segment of Ignavibacteriota bacterium includes these proteins:
- a CDS encoding sigma-70 family RNA polymerase sigma factor, which produces MDININKNQNCDYSAIINKYKGLAFNIALKICKNEQDAEEIVQDAFVKVFKGLNKFKNQSQFSTWFYRIVYNTAISSIRYKKNLTLEIDDNLTETLGSDQIECAINNLDSYDRKRLISEALAKLNELEYTILSLYYYEDMSLKEISKIVEKEKNYLKVLLQRARLKLFNGLSISLKNELKELV; this is translated from the coding sequence ATGGACATTAATATAAATAAAAATCAGAATTGCGACTATTCAGCTATAATTAACAAATACAAAGGTCTGGCTTTTAATATAGCCCTCAAAATCTGTAAAAACGAGCAAGATGCCGAGGAGATTGTTCAAGATGCATTTGTTAAAGTATTTAAAGGATTGAATAAATTCAAAAATCAAAGCCAGTTTTCAACTTGGTTTTATCGGATTGTTTATAACACGGCTATTTCTTCGATAAGGTATAAGAAAAATCTTACTTTGGAAATTGATGATAATCTTACTGAAACTTTAGGAAGTGATCAAATTGAGTGTGCAATAAATAATCTTGATTCTTATGACCGGAAACGGTTAATAAGTGAAGCCTTAGCAAAGTTAAATGAACTTGAATATACAATACTTTCACTTTATTACTATGAGGATATGAGTTTAAAAGAAATATCTAAAATCGTTGAAAAGGAAAAAAACTATCTGAAAGTTTTGCTTCAAAGAGCAAGATTAAAATTATTCAACGGACTAAGTATATCCTTAAAAAATGAATTAAAGGAATTAGTATGA
- a CDS encoding LacI family DNA-binding transcriptional regulator — protein MKKITIVDVAQRAGVSKGTVSAVINGKNSVKPSTRDEILAVMKELNFRPKGIARKLKNGEVDNTIGLIIKDLGYPFYTSIAAGVKEYANSKGYSVIITSSENNHESEIRFSHIFSTKDIKGTIIAPVVEGTSEIEHLFKLKMVNYPFVLLEDVRGIQANVVAIDNLKAIKKAVKYLIDGGHSKIVHFAGPHKSSHTQERIQGFRHAFSESTLVFHKDMIVDIGSGYDESFTKTIAYFKDKKKEEYPTAIVCFNDQQALGVMIALKELKIKIPEDISVIGNDDIFYSQIYPVPLTTIRAPLQEIGRKAAEILINNIESSQIMPIERVVMNTEFIIRNSTKLLK, from the coding sequence ATGAAAAAAATTACAATTGTTGATGTTGCTCAACGTGCGGGAGTTTCCAAAGGCACAGTTTCGGCAGTAATTAATGGTAAAAATTCCGTAAAACCATCAACAAGAGACGAAATTTTGGCAGTAATGAAAGAACTAAATTTCAGACCCAAAGGAATTGCACGTAAGTTAAAAAATGGAGAAGTTGATAACACAATTGGACTAATTATAAAAGATTTAGGTTATCCGTTTTATACATCTATTGCTGCCGGAGTAAAAGAATACGCAAATAGTAAAGGATATTCCGTAATAATTACAAGTTCGGAAAATAATCACGAAAGTGAAATTAGATTTTCTCACATTTTTTCTACCAAAGATATAAAAGGGACAATAATTGCACCGGTTGTGGAAGGAACATCCGAAATTGAACATCTTTTTAAGCTGAAAATGGTGAATTATCCATTTGTACTTTTAGAAGATGTTAGAGGAATTCAAGCCAATGTAGTTGCAATAGATAATTTGAAAGCAATTAAAAAAGCAGTAAAGTATTTAATAGATGGCGGACACTCAAAAATTGTACATTTTGCCGGACCACACAAATCTTCACATACACAAGAAAGAATTCAAGGATTTCGCCATGCGTTTAGCGAAAGCACGTTGGTCTTTCATAAAGATATGATTGTTGATATTGGTTCCGGTTATGATGAAAGTTTTACAAAAACGATAGCATATTTTAAAGATAAAAAAAAGGAAGAATATCCAACTGCAATTGTATGCTTCAATGATCAGCAAGCGCTTGGAGTTATGATTGCTTTGAAAGAATTAAAAATAAAAATACCGGAAGATATATCAGTTATAGGAAATGATGATATTTTTTATTCACAAATTTATCCGGTTCCTTTAACAACAATTAGAGCTCCATTACAAGAGATAGGAAGAAAGGCTGCAGAAATTCTAATTAATAATATTGAATCTTCTCAAATAATGCCTATTGAAAGAGTGGTAATGAATACGGAATTTATTATTAGAAATTCTACAAAACTGTTAAAATAA
- a CDS encoding DUF1016 family protein, with product MNINNLASLIISVHNELQSRAKSAINVMHTLRNWLIGFNIVEYEQNGSDKAKYGDKLLEILSTKIKIKGLSVTSLKINRQFYISYPQISQTLSDQLKIKSQIHSDDLSRKNIFQKLEMLPAILEKFNPKKIPQDKLIVPPVELISNLSFSHFVELIKIREDLKRTFYEIECMKGTWSVNELKRQISSLYYERSGLSLDKEKLSKLANIDAQSENIKLSLRNPMVFEFLDLPLHETIEESQLEKALMDNLQQFLLELGNGFCFEARQKRILIDDEYFYVDLVFYHRILKCHVLIELKAESFNHENIGQLNVYLQYYKDKISQKGDNPPIGILLCTESKPQMVRYALADKNNMLISQYKLQLPTEEELQEFIQKQLSDKSKKLK from the coding sequence ATGAATATAAATAATTTAGCATCACTAATAATTTCAGTTCATAATGAATTGCAATCCCGTGCAAAATCTGCAATAAACGTTATGCATACACTACGCAATTGGCTGATTGGTTTTAATATAGTAGAATATGAACAAAATGGAAGCGATAAAGCCAAATATGGAGATAAATTATTAGAAATTTTATCAACAAAAATAAAAATTAAAGGACTATCTGTAACTTCACTTAAAATTAACAGACAGTTTTATATTTCATATCCGCAAATTAGTCAGACGTTATCTGACCAATTGAAAATAAAAAGTCAGATACACTCTGACGATTTAAGTCGTAAAAATATTTTTCAGAAATTAGAAATGCTTCCGGCTATATTAGAAAAATTTAATCCTAAAAAAATTCCCCAAGATAAGCTAATTGTCCCTCCAGTTGAATTAATAAGTAATTTGTCTTTTTCACATTTTGTAGAATTGATAAAAATCAGAGAAGATCTGAAACGCACTTTTTATGAAATAGAGTGCATGAAAGGTACTTGGAGTGTAAATGAATTAAAACGACAAATAAGTTCGCTTTATTATGAACGTTCGGGGTTATCACTTGACAAAGAAAAATTAAGTAAACTTGCAAACATCGATGCTCAATCCGAAAACATTAAACTTTCACTTCGCAATCCAATGGTTTTTGAATTTTTAGATTTACCATTACATGAAACAATTGAAGAGAGCCAATTGGAAAAAGCGCTAATGGATAATCTCCAGCAATTTTTACTTGAATTGGGCAACGGATTTTGTTTTGAAGCCAGACAAAAACGTATTTTAATAGATGATGAATATTTTTATGTCGATCTGGTATTTTATCATCGAATATTAAAGTGCCATGTATTAATAGAGCTAAAAGCAGAAAGCTTCAATCATGAAAATATAGGTCAGCTTAATGTTTATTTACAGTATTACAAAGATAAAATATCACAAAAAGGTGATAATCCACCAATAGGAATTTTGCTCTGCACAGAAAGTAAACCACAAATGGTTCGTTATGCATTGGCAGATAAAAATAACATGTTGATAAGTCAGTATAAATTACAATTGCCTACTGAAGAAGAACTTCAAGAATTTATTCAAAAACAGTTAAGTGATAAATCGAAAAAATTAAAGTGA
- a CDS encoding N-6 DNA methylase, whose translation MSLFQKSVIKKYLSNLDSKEITSAYNKFKEFYGDSERIENIKLLKEENYQEGFLREIFVQVLGYTINPDKNYNLTTEFKNETDSKKADGAILQDCNAIGVIELKSTKTVNLESITTQAFNYKNHQNKCRFVITSNFEKLNFYIDNATEWEEFNLFTFTENDFKLFYFLLNCKNILSGIPLKVKEESRLHEENISDKLYKDYSQFKHRIYNNLVKNNPQFDKLSLFKSSQKLLDRILFILFAEDSLLVPPNSITRIVDQWKQLKSLDEAKPLYTRFVKFFNHLNVGHTYEEYSVPAYNGGLFQEDEILDNVKIDDEILLTDIIKLSSYDFSSEVDVNILGHIFEHSLSEIEELTAELEGNLVEREKSKRKKDGIFYTPKYITKYIVDNTIGSLCTEKKRELNLDEIDETILESSRTQKGKLNQKAKILFDNLDKYREYILSLKILDPACGSGAFLNQALEFLIKEHKWIDEHKSSLLKEAFTISEYEKEIVENNIYGVDINEEAVEIAKLSLWLRTAKKGRKLSTLSNNIKCGNSLIDDPNVAGNKAFNWNEEFKEIMSNGGFDVVIGNPPYVRVQQLEYAVIDWFKKNMNGAYKRIDISILFIERALKIISSNGLISFITSNQFFKAEYGRKIREIIKNKLYKNIDLSDTTVFKGLSTYVSIINLSKKKTDFIDYIKIKEISNDLNNNELNKFYYNDFDNESWNFNLQNRLTNKIFNNTSLLGNSANFIYGIITGNDKSFIIDEIQNKIFNIEKEILVPFIKPDNYARYSIKKLDKYIIYPYDENNEIIKENNLKEKFPSAYKFLLQNKKELESRKDSRKILKEIGLDWYSIIRRVNPIDLKKTKIIFYDVGNKPNFCLDKIGTAFGGGTSHSLTVDNTKNNIYYLLSILNSKLISWIIFQICPVKMGGARKYGLDYIRKLPIKEIELKNQISFIEKSKYMIQLYDHFYDNKNKFIRRLKGNFKFEKISKKIDYFYENSFDEFRKELEKNRISLSLKLQDEWEEYFNEYKTKINQLQKDITKTDNEIDLMVYKLYNLTYEEVKIVDPQFWMSEEEYNRFEINAVDKK comes from the coding sequence ATGTCCCTTTTCCAAAAATCTGTAATTAAGAAATACCTTTCTAATTTAGATTCCAAAGAAATTACTTCTGCTTACAATAAATTCAAAGAATTTTACGGTGATTCTGAAAGAATAGAAAATATTAAACTCTTAAAGGAAGAAAATTACCAAGAAGGATTTTTAAGAGAAATATTTGTTCAAGTTTTGGGATATACGATAAATCCCGATAAAAACTATAATCTTACTACAGAATTTAAGAATGAAACTGATTCTAAAAAAGCAGATGGTGCAATTCTTCAAGATTGCAATGCAATCGGAGTGATTGAGCTTAAATCAACAAAAACGGTTAATCTGGAATCAATCACAACTCAAGCGTTTAATTATAAAAATCATCAAAATAAATGCAGATTTGTAATTACATCAAACTTTGAAAAACTTAACTTTTATATAGATAATGCAACCGAGTGGGAAGAATTCAATCTTTTTACATTTACGGAAAACGATTTCAAACTTTTTTACTTTCTTCTAAACTGTAAAAATATTCTTTCCGGAATTCCGTTAAAAGTAAAAGAAGAATCAAGATTACATGAAGAAAATATTTCCGATAAACTTTACAAAGATTACTCGCAATTCAAACATAGAATTTATAATAACCTTGTAAAAAATAATCCGCAATTTGATAAACTAAGCTTGTTCAAAAGTTCGCAAAAATTATTAGACAGAATTTTGTTTATACTTTTTGCAGAAGATAGTTTATTGGTTCCGCCAAATTCAATAACCAGAATTGTTGATCAATGGAAACAACTAAAATCGCTGGATGAAGCAAAACCGCTTTACACAAGATTTGTAAAATTTTTCAATCATTTAAATGTTGGTCACACTTACGAAGAATATTCGGTTCCGGCATATAACGGAGGATTATTTCAAGAAGATGAAATTCTGGATAATGTAAAAATTGACGATGAAATTTTACTTACCGATATAATTAAACTTTCTTCTTATGATTTCAGCAGTGAAGTTGACGTAAATATTTTAGGACATATTTTTGAACACAGCTTATCGGAAATTGAAGAACTAACCGCAGAACTGGAAGGCAATTTAGTTGAGCGTGAAAAATCCAAACGTAAAAAGGATGGAATTTTTTACACTCCAAAATACATTACAAAGTATATTGTTGATAATACAATTGGCTCTTTGTGTACCGAAAAGAAAAGAGAATTAAATCTTGATGAAATTGATGAAACAATTTTAGAAAGCAGCAGAACGCAAAAAGGGAAGTTAAACCAGAAAGCAAAAATATTATTTGACAACCTTGATAAATACAGAGAATATATTTTATCGCTGAAAATACTTGATCCGGCTTGCGGGAGCGGAGCATTCTTAAATCAAGCGCTGGAATTTTTAATAAAAGAGCATAAATGGATTGATGAACATAAAAGCTCTTTGCTGAAAGAAGCATTTACAATTTCCGAATATGAAAAAGAAATTGTTGAAAATAATATTTACGGAGTTGATATAAATGAGGAAGCTGTTGAAATTGCAAAACTTTCTTTGTGGCTGCGGACTGCAAAAAAAGGAAGAAAACTTTCTACACTAAGCAATAATATAAAATGCGGAAATTCTTTAATTGATGATCCGAATGTAGCCGGAAATAAAGCATTTAATTGGAATGAAGAATTTAAGGAAATAATGAGCAATGGCGGTTTTGATGTTGTAATTGGTAACCCACCATATGTAAGAGTACAGCAACTTGAATATGCTGTAATTGATTGGTTTAAAAAAAATATGAATGGAGCATATAAAAGAATTGATATTTCAATATTATTTATTGAAAGAGCATTAAAAATAATAAGTAGCAATGGGCTTATTAGTTTTATAACTTCAAATCAGTTTTTTAAAGCTGAATATGGAAGAAAGATTCGTGAAATAATAAAAAATAAATTGTATAAAAATATTGATTTATCTGATACAACTGTGTTCAAAGGTCTATCAACATATGTTTCAATTATAAATCTTTCTAAAAAAAAAACGGATTTTATAGACTATATAAAAATAAAAGAAATTTCTAATGACTTAAATAATAATGAACTTAATAAATTTTATTATAATGATTTTGATAATGAATCTTGGAATTTTAATTTACAAAACAGATTGACAAATAAAATTTTTAATAATACTAGTTTACTCGGAAATAGCGCTAATTTTATTTATGGTATTATTACTGGTAATGATAAATCTTTTATAATTGATGAAATTCAAAATAAAATATTTAATATAGAAAAAGAAATATTAGTGCCTTTTATTAAGCCAGATAACTATGCAAGATATTCAATAAAAAAATTAGATAAATATATTATATATCCTTATGATGAAAATAATGAAATAATTAAGGAAAATAATCTTAAAGAAAAATTTCCAAGTGCTTATAAATTTTTATTACAGAATAAAAAAGAATTAGAATCGAGAAAAGATAGTAGAAAAATTCTTAAAGAAATTGGTCTTGATTGGTACTCAATTATAAGAAGAGTTAATCCAATTGATTTAAAAAAAACAAAAATAATATTTTATGATGTTGGTAACAAACCTAACTTTTGCTTAGATAAAATTGGGACTGCTTTTGGTGGAGGTACATCTCATTCACTCACAGTAGATAATACAAAAAATAATATTTATTATTTATTAAGCATATTGAATTCAAAACTAATTTCTTGGATTATATTTCAAATTTGTCCAGTGAAGATGGGAGGAGCTAGAAAATATGGGTTAGACTATATTAGAAAATTACCAATTAAAGAAATTGAATTAAAAAATCAAATATCTTTTATTGAAAAATCAAAGTATATGATTCAATTATATGATCATTTTTATGATAATAAAAATAAGTTTATTAGAAGATTAAAAGGAAATTTTAAATTTGAAAAAATTTCAAAAAAAATAGATTACTTTTATGAAAATAGTTTTGATGAATTCAGAAAAGAATTAGAAAAAAATAGAATATCTCTTTCTCTAAAACTACAGGATGAATGGGAAGAATATTTTAACGAGTACAAAACAAAAATAAATCAGCTTCAAAAAGATATAACCAAAACAGATAACGAAATAGATTTAATGGTTTACAAACTTTACAACCTAACCTATGAAGAAGTAAAAATTGTTGATCCACAATTTTGGATGAGTGAAGAAGAGTATAATAGATTTGAAATAAATGCTGTTGATAAAAAATGA
- a CDS encoding beta-galactosidase, producing MFKIFIYSVLINLTIMQSKIVSQKKIELNGIWQFKIDSLDVGIKEKWYLENFSETITLPGSMAENDKGNKISLKTNWTGDIVDSSFFKLSQYEKFRDPNNFKIPFWLQPKKHYVGVAWYKREISIPSDWINQDIEIFLERCHWQSTVWIDDILLGSDNSLSTPHKFNVKKLSTGKHFISIRIDNRINEINPGENSHSISDHTQTNWNGIIGEISINKKSVISIEQIKIYSDLTNEEIKIETIIQNETNKPVKCNLRFTIKNTNGALDSEKLAVINSEINLNPLNDTIINKFNFSDVLYLWDEFTPNVYELSAELISENFYDAKNENFGLRKITVDKTQFRINENLTFLRGTLECAIFPKTGYPPTHVKEWERIFKIAKSFGLNHIRFHSWCPPKAAFTAADKIGLYLQIEAASWANQGSAIGDNKPIDEYIYRESKRIINEYGNHPSFCFLLYGNEPAGENQNEYLNKLVSFWKKYDNRRLYAGAAGWPEIEENDFISNFEPRIQLWGAGLNSIINSEPPKSNYNWDNIIQSKSKPIISHEIGQWCVYPNFKEMLKYDGVLFPENFEIFKSFLENNNLFNFADDFLYASGKLQTLCYKADIEAALRTKNMGGFQLLDLHDFPGQGTALVGVLDPFWDEKGYVTADEYSQFCNSTVPLAKFPKFVYSDNEDLVVPIEVAHFGFKPMENITPSWKIFDLQNNEIANGINEKTNIPIGNAINLGNIEYSLNQLNSPAMYRLEVRVDKYINNWNFWVYPNSENTELNGDVKIVQEINDNILTYIENGGKVIITPKKGSIKNDKGGDIAVGFSSIFWNTAWTNKQPPHTLGILCNPNHPMLHEFPTQSYSNYQWWDAMSHSNAIILSELGNNIEPVVRIIDDWFTARSLGLIIEAKIGKGKIILTGIDLLTNSENRLEAKQLLNSMLNYAKSDSFNPTNEIQVNKIRDLFNIR from the coding sequence ATGTTTAAAATATTTATCTATTCTGTTTTAATAAACTTAACAATAATGCAAAGTAAAATTGTTTCGCAGAAAAAAATAGAATTAAATGGCATTTGGCAGTTTAAGATAGATTCGCTTGATGTTGGAATTAAAGAAAAATGGTATTTAGAAAATTTCAGTGAAACTATTACTCTTCCCGGATCTATGGCTGAGAATGATAAAGGTAATAAAATATCATTAAAAACAAATTGGACAGGTGATATAGTAGATTCATCATTTTTCAAACTTTCACAATACGAAAAATTCAGAGATCCTAATAATTTTAAAATTCCATTTTGGTTACAACCTAAAAAACATTACGTTGGTGTAGCTTGGTATAAACGTGAAATTAGTATTCCATCTGATTGGATAAATCAAGATATTGAAATATTTTTAGAACGATGTCATTGGCAGTCCACTGTTTGGATTGATGATATTTTACTTGGCTCGGATAATTCACTAAGCACACCTCACAAATTTAATGTAAAAAAACTTTCTACTGGAAAACACTTTATTTCTATTAGAATTGATAATAGAATAAATGAAATAAATCCCGGTGAAAATTCACATAGTATTTCGGATCATACGCAGACTAACTGGAACGGAATCATTGGTGAAATTTCAATTAATAAGAAAAGTGTTATAAGTATTGAGCAAATTAAGATTTATTCAGATTTAACAAACGAAGAAATTAAGATAGAAACAATAATACAAAATGAAACTAACAAACCGGTAAAATGCAATCTAAGATTTACAATCAAAAATACAAATGGCGCTTTGGATAGTGAAAAACTTGCAGTTATTAATTCTGAAATTAATTTAAATCCGCTAAATGACACAATAATAAATAAATTTAATTTTTCTGATGTACTTTATCTTTGGGATGAATTTACACCAAATGTGTATGAACTTTCAGCCGAACTTATAAGTGAAAATTTTTATGATGCTAAGAATGAAAATTTTGGGTTAAGAAAAATTACAGTCGATAAAACTCAATTTAGAATAAATGAAAATTTAACATTTTTACGTGGAACATTAGAATGTGCAATTTTTCCTAAAACCGGATATCCGCCTACACATGTAAAAGAGTGGGAAAGAATTTTTAAGATTGCTAAAAGTTTTGGCTTAAACCACATTAGGTTTCATTCATGGTGCCCGCCGAAAGCTGCATTTACTGCTGCTGATAAAATAGGTCTGTATTTACAAATTGAGGCTGCTTCATGGGCAAATCAAGGATCAGCAATAGGTGATAATAAACCAATTGATGAATATATTTACAGAGAAAGCAAAAGAATAATAAATGAGTATGGAAATCATCCGTCTTTTTGTTTTCTTTTATATGGTAATGAACCCGCGGGTGAAAATCAGAATGAATATTTAAATAAACTAGTTTCATTTTGGAAGAAATATGATAATCGCAGACTTTATGCCGGTGCTGCCGGATGGCCCGAAATAGAAGAAAATGATTTTATAAGTAATTTTGAACCTAGAATTCAACTTTGGGGTGCAGGATTAAATAGTATTATAAATTCTGAACCGCCCAAATCAAATTATAATTGGGATAATATAATTCAGTCAAAAAGCAAACCAATCATTAGTCATGAAATTGGTCAATGGTGTGTTTATCCGAATTTCAAAGAAATGTTAAAATATGATGGAGTTTTATTCCCTGAAAATTTTGAAATATTTAAATCATTCTTAGAGAATAATAACTTATTTAATTTTGCCGATGATTTTCTTTACGCATCCGGAAAATTACAAACCCTTTGCTACAAAGCAGATATTGAGGCAGCCTTACGGACTAAAAATATGGGAGGATTTCAATTACTGGATCTTCACGATTTCCCGGGCCAAGGAACAGCATTGGTTGGTGTTCTAGATCCGTTTTGGGATGAAAAAGGATATGTCACAGCTGATGAATATAGTCAATTCTGTAACTCAACTGTACCATTAGCAAAATTTCCTAAGTTTGTCTATTCTGATAATGAGGATTTAGTTGTACCAATTGAAGTTGCTCATTTCGGTTTTAAGCCTATGGAAAATATAACTCCAAGTTGGAAAATTTTTGATTTACAAAACAATGAAATTGCAAATGGAATAAATGAGAAAACAAATATTCCAATTGGGAATGCAATAAACTTAGGCAACATTGAATACTCTTTAAACCAATTGAATTCGCCGGCAATGTATAGACTTGAAGTTAGAGTTGATAAATATATTAACAATTGGAATTTTTGGGTTTACCCAAATTCTGAAAATACTGAACTAAATGGAGATGTAAAAATTGTTCAGGAAATTAATGATAATATTTTAACTTATATTGAAAATGGCGGAAAGGTTATTATAACTCCTAAAAAGGGAAGTATTAAAAATGATAAAGGTGGAGATATAGCAGTAGGATTTTCTAGTATATTTTGGAATACTGCTTGGACAAATAAACAACCTCCGCACACTTTAGGAATTTTATGTAATCCTAATCATCCTATGTTGCATGAATTTCCTACGCAATCTTATAGCAATTATCAGTGGTGGGATGCGATGAGTCATTCAAATGCAATAATATTAAGTGAGCTTGGAAATAATATTGAACCAGTTGTAAGAATTATTGACGATTGGTTTACCGCAAGATCATTAGGACTTATTATTGAAGCAAAAATTGGAAAAGGTAAAATTATACTTACCGGTATTGACTTGCTGACTAATTCGGAGAACAGACTAGAAGCAAAACAGTTATTAAATAGCATGTTAAATTATGCAAAAAGTGACTCTTTTAATCCAACGAATGAAATACAAGTAAATAAAATTAGAGATCTTTTTAATATTAGATAG
- a CDS encoding DUF4038 domain-containing protein, whose product MKIFLSKYILVLFLINSFANLLLANNADTIHVWEMKEIKFNAENDYKNSYMDVTIWVELKGPNFEKRVYGFWDGGNNFVVRIVATEPGNWKWKSFSNKNDDNGLNNKSGSFNAIDWTEEEKNKNPNRRGFLRATKNGHALQYADGNPFFMVGDTWLAGSTWRLPFRNAKTNNDYKPSPGIGFEDAVMFRKNQGFNSVSMISCFPNWDSDIHPSTYADSNNIFIRNAWEKFGYDVSEAKGIDASGGLSYWGTFTSKNMRDEFGNLPFEMSRDYKGVSDFTKINPEYFKSLDKKMEFLSQQGFVSLLETVRRDVGPSWKAYFDFDETFARFFQYLISRYGAYNIVFSGIHLDWIPKDFSLTAQAFNEALTYHLENYGSLPFGQPVTSLISSSTHSVFGHYKDCPWLTMHSVGNKPRDHRVADSLEIIFKLNPPYPAINFEPYYTGWNHEINKPNGERPQANSERDNYFARAQMYGSVLSGGLSGHVHGTAAYDITTTGEPNGARPHFWEALQYESANYMKHLNSFIFSEGNKFQNLLIARDDVVPNKTKGSPQNGLDGWIYMMRNSEKDFALLYFENKSEIPILKNFLSQKEYFFSWYNTISGEWLNKVIVESDAKGTIIIPNYLGNVKISSQDWAAKIYLINNK is encoded by the coding sequence ATGAAAATATTTTTATCAAAATATATTTTAGTTTTATTTCTAATCAATTCATTTGCAAATTTATTATTAGCAAATAATGCTGATACAATTCATGTTTGGGAAATGAAAGAAATAAAGTTCAATGCTGAAAATGACTATAAAAATTCTTACATGGATGTTACAATTTGGGTTGAATTAAAAGGACCAAATTTTGAAAAAAGAGTTTATGGATTTTGGGATGGCGGAAATAATTTTGTTGTTCGAATAGTTGCTACAGAACCTGGTAATTGGAAATGGAAAAGTTTTTCCAACAAAAATGATGATAATGGATTAAATAATAAATCCGGTTCTTTTAATGCAATAGATTGGACTGAAGAAGAGAAAAATAAAAATCCAAATAGAAGAGGATTCTTAAGAGCGACAAAAAACGGACATGCATTACAATATGCAGATGGAAATCCTTTTTTTATGGTTGGAGATACTTGGTTAGCCGGAAGCACTTGGCGACTACCATTTAGAAATGCAAAAACCAATAATGATTATAAACCAAGCCCAGGAATTGGTTTTGAAGATGCAGTAATGTTTAGAAAAAATCAAGGGTTTAATTCAGTAAGTATGATTTCTTGTTTCCCAAATTGGGATTCTGATATACATCCAAGCACTTATGCGGATTCCAATAATATTTTCATTAGAAATGCTTGGGAAAAATTTGGTTATGATGTAAGCGAAGCAAAAGGTATTGATGCATCGGGAGGATTAAGTTACTGGGGAACTTTTACTTCAAAAAATATGCGTGATGAATTTGGAAATCTTCCATTCGAAATGTCTAGAGATTATAAGGGTGTTTCTGATTTTACTAAAATAAATCCGGAATATTTTAAAAGTTTAGATAAGAAAATGGAATTTTTATCTCAACAAGGATTTGTATCATTACTTGAAACAGTTAGAAGAGATGTTGGTCCATCTTGGAAAGCATATTTTGATTTTGATGAAACTTTCGCAAGATTTTTCCAATATTTAATTTCTCGATACGGAGCTTATAATATTGTGTTTAGCGGAATTCATCTTGATTGGATTCCAAAAGATTTTAGTCTTACTGCTCAAGCATTTAATGAAGCTTTAACATATCATTTGGAAAATTATGGTTCTTTACCTTTCGGTCAACCTGTAACATCATTAATAAGCAGTTCAACTCATTCAGTGTTTGGTCATTATAAAGATTGTCCTTGGTTAACTATGCATAGTGTGGGCAATAAACCAAGGGATCATAGAGTTGCCGATTCTCTGGAAATTATATTTAAACTAAATCCTCCGTATCCGGCAATTAATTTTGAGCCATATTATACAGGATGGAATCATGAAATTAATAAGCCAAATGGTGAGCGTCCTCAAGCAAATTCAGAAAGAGATAATTATTTTGCAAGAGCTCAAATGTATGGTTCGGTTTTATCTGGCGGACTTAGTGGACATGTTCATGGAACTGCTGCTTACGATATTACAACAACAGGAGAACCGAATGGTGCACGTCCACATTTTTGGGAAGCGCTACAGTATGAATCTGCAAATTATATGAAACACCTTAATTCATTTATCTTTTCTGAAGGAAATAAATTTCAAAATTTATTAATTGCAAGAGATGATGTTGTTCCAAATAAAACTAAAGGAAGTCCACAAAACGGATTAGACGGATGGATTTATATGATGCGAAATTCCGAAAAAGATTTTGCACTTCTATATTTTGAAAACAAATCAGAAATTCCTATCCTAAAAAATTTTCTATCTCAAAAGGAATATTTTTTTTCTTGGTATAATACAATTTCTGGAGAATGGTTAAATAAAGTAATTGTAGAATCTGATGCAAAGGGAACAATAATAATTCCAAATTATCTAGGAAACGTAAAAATATCTTCACAAGATTGGGCTGCGAAAATTTATCTTATTAATAATAAATAA